A single Panthera tigris isolate Pti1 chromosome A3, P.tigris_Pti1_mat1.1, whole genome shotgun sequence DNA region contains:
- the CBLN4 gene encoding cerebellin-4 isoform X2, whose translation MGSGRRALSVVPAVLLALTLPGLPVWAQNDTEPIVLEGKCLVVCDSNPAADSKGSSSSPLGISVRAANSKVAFSAVRSTNHEPSEMSNKTRIIYFDQILVNVGNFFTLESVFVAPRKGIYSFSFHVIKVYQSQTIQVNLMLNGKPVISAFAGDKDVTREAATNGVLLYLDKEDKVYLKLEKGNLVGGWQYSTFSGFLVFPL comes from the exons ATGGGCTCCGGGCGCCGGGCGCTGTCCGTGGTACCGGCCGTGCTGCTCGCCCTCACCCTGCCGGGGCTGCCCGTCTGGGCGCAGAACGACACGGAGCCTATCGTGCTGGAGGGCAAGTGTCTGGTGGTGTGCGACTCGAACCCGGCCGCGGACTCCAAGGGCTCCTCTTCCTCGCCTCTGGGGATCTCGGTCCGGGCGGCCAACTCCAAGGTCGCCTTCTCGGCGGTGCGGAGCACCAACCACGAGCCGTCCGAGATGAGCAACAAGACGCGCATCATTTACTTCGATCAG atCCTAGTAAATGTGGGTAACTTTTTCACCCTGGAGTCTGTCTTTGTAGCACCAAGAAAAGGAATTTACAGTTTCAGCTTTCACGTAATTAAAGTCTACCAGAGCCAAACAATCCAG GTTAACCTGATGTTAAATGGAAAGCCGGTAATATCTGCCTTTGCTGGGGACAAAGATGTTACCCGCGAAGCTGCCACTAATGGGGTGCTCCTCTACCTGGATAAGGAGGATAAAGTTTACCTAAAACTGGAGAAAGGTAACTTGGTTGGAGGCTGGCAGTATTCCACGTTCTCTGGCTTTCTGGTGTTTCCCCTATAG